From the Armatimonadota bacterium genome, one window contains:
- a CDS encoding crossover junction endodeoxyribonuclease RuvC, whose product MPTLAKTTVLALDPGLRDLGYAVLRGRRLQTAGVRPLRLIPKDRRIAEARRLVRGWIAAYRPGTLVLESTHRHSIKWLNEVDRLGRSIRRLARRCHLEVRSYAPQTVRKTVLGNGRATKREAAVAVATRFPRLRIYLTQDRKWKERYWLNLFDAVALALHHRDKGR is encoded by the coding sequence ATGCCAACACTCGCCAAGACAACCGTCCTCGCCCTTGATCCGGGTCTCCGCGACCTGGGTTATGCCGTCCTGCGCGGTCGACGGCTCCAAACAGCCGGCGTCCGTCCGCTTCGTCTGATCCCCAAGGACAGGCGGATCGCCGAAGCCCGGCGGCTGGTCCGGGGCTGGATCGCAGCCTACCGACCTGGAACCCTGGTCCTCGAATCGACCCACCGCCATTCGATCAAATGGCTCAACGAGGTCGACCGATTAGGCCGATCGATCCGCCGTCTGGCAAGACGGTGCCACCTGGAGGTCAGATCCTACGCGCCGCAGACCGTCCGAAAGACCGTTCTGGGCAACGGGCGGGCGACGAAGAGAGAAGCGGCCGTGGCTGTCGCCACCCGGTTCCCGAGATTGCGCATCTACTTGACGCAGGACCGAAAGTGGAAGGAGCGCTACTGGCTCAATCTCTTTGACGCCGTGGCCCTCGCCTTGCACCACCGAGACAAGGGCCGCTAA